In Neoarius graeffei isolate fNeoGra1 chromosome 15, fNeoGra1.pri, whole genome shotgun sequence, a single genomic region encodes these proteins:
- the LOC132899077 gene encoding mucin-5AC-like, with amino-acid sequence MSLGWIYGDLELPKTQDPLLSIAGRIQRNGLSPAHNERVCSTWGNFNFKTYDGDFFQLLSTCNYILTSQCSNSYEDFNIQLRRQVVSGEPLISKITMKLEGTVVELSKGSISVDGNNVTLPFSHSGVLIEKNPTYIKVVAKLGLVAMWNGKDAFMVELDNKYKNQTCGLCGDFNGVQLYNEFIKNGAEISPSDYSQFAKMDDPTESCSESPPPTDDTCMKLTSVCEQLLSGPAFSDCKNLVSLNYFVKACELDMCQCNSNSTNLCLCSTISEYSRQCVHAGGKPSQWRTEQFCPKTCPYPNMVYQECGNPCINTCSNPDREQVCEQHCIDGCFCPPGLVLDDLTDRGCIAQDQCSCVYNGKIYHAGQNFTSNCKECTCTANQWSCIEKDCPGTCSVEGGSHITTFDGTTYNFHGDCTYILAEQTNGAEFVVVGDLALCGLTTTETCLKAVTLALFGGSTVFNIQPDGKVFLNRIYSQLPLSTAGVNIFRPTTFYIIVQTSFGLQMEIQLVPIMQVYITVDVTHKQNLLGLCGNFNDIQKDDFMTMSGACEGTGVGFANSWKTRANCPEVKNTFENPCSLSVENEKYAQKWCSLLSDPNGVFAPCHSEINPDIYQKNCMYDTCNCENSENCMCAALSSYVHMCAAKGILLTGWRSEVCMKYATSCPRTMVYTYGIRTSMQSCRCHSDPDFTCAVTFDPVDGCVCAEGTYLNDNSECVLLDKCSCYYKGSVIPPAEVISKDGAMCTCKNGKLSCIGSFTSEPSCYSPMVFFNCSDNAAGSTGSECQKSCSTLDLACISTECVSGCVCPAGLVSDGKGGCIEDALCPCVHNSKTYQPGESIKVDCNTCTCKDRKWQCSTDLCHGTCTVYGDGHYITFDGKRYTFDGDCEYTLVRDHCGHSNTSGTFRVITENIPCGTTGTTCSKAIKLFLGSNELLLTDGRYEVIQRGTGDEIPYQFSIMGIYMVIEANNGLILMWDQKTSIFIKLSPNFKGEVCGLCGNYDGNTNNDFTLRNQGVVNNALDFGNSWKESSSCPDASQIKNPCTLNPYRQAWAQKQCSIIMNEVFAACHTHVDPTPYYSACVSDACACDTGGDCECFCTAVAAYAEACNEDGVCVAWRTPKICPLFCDYYNPPDECEWHYKPCGAPCMKTCRNPDGECSSQIPPLEGCYPECPDDQPYFDEDTMKCVEKESCGCYYKAKHYSNGDEVPSTENCQKCYCSSSEINCETDDDACTCLYDGKIYHYGDTIYNTTDGYGYCITAKCGKDGKIERTSYGCSTTLPPTISVFDFSSTTG; translated from the exons CGTCACTCTGCCTTTCAGCCATTCTGGTGTCCTCATTGAGAAAAACCCGACTTACATCAAAGTCGTCGCTAAGCTAGGACTCGTGGCCATGTGGAATGGAAAAGATGCTTTCATG GTGGAATTGGACAACAAGTATAAAAATCAGACTTGTGGACTGTGTGGTGACTTTAATGGAGTCCAGCTTTACAATGAGTTCATCAAAAATG GGGCTGAGATTTCTCCATCAGACTACAGCCAGTTTGCAAAGATGGACGATCCAACTGAGAGCTGCAGTGAATCACCTCCTCCAACAGATGACACCTGCATGAAACTG ACGTCAGTGTGTGAGCAATTGCTCTCAGGTCCAGCTTTCAGTGACTGTAAAAACCTCGTCTCTCTCAACTACTTTGTCAAAGCCTGTGAGTTGGACATGTGCCAGTGCAACAGCAACTCCACCAACCTCTGCCTGTGTAGCACCATCTCTGAGTATTCCCGCCAGTGCGTGCACGCTGGAGGAAAGCCGAGCCAGTGGAGGACAGAGCAGTTTTGCC CCAAAACATGCCCTTATCCAAACATGGTGTATCAGGAGTGTGGGAACCCGTGCATTAATACCTGCTCGAATCCTGACCGAGAACAAGTGTGTGAGCAACACTGCATCGATGGCTGTTTCTGCCCTCCAG GTTTGGTCCTGGATGATTTGACAGACCGAGGATGCATTGCTCAGGATCAGTGCTCCTGCGTTTACAACGGCAAAATCTATCACGCTGGTCAGAATTTCACCAGCAACTGTAAAGAATG CACATGTACCGCTAACCAATGGAGCTGCATAGAGAAAGATTGCCCTGGTACATGCTCTGTAGAGGGTGGATCTCACATcaccacatttgatggaacaacatACAACTTCCATGGTGACTGTACATACATTCTGGCTGAG CAAACCAACGGTGCTGAGTTTGTGGTTGTAGGCGATCTGGCGCTTTGTGGTTTGACGACCACTGAAACATGTCTGAAGGCCGTGACCCTGGCTCTGTTTGGTGGAAGCACC GTGTTTAACATCCAGCCTGACGGAAAGGTCTTCCTCAACCGAATCTATTCTCAGCTTCCTCTTTCTACAG CTGGTGTGAATATTTTTCGTCCCACCACATTTTACATCATTGTCCAGACATCTTTTGGGCTTCAGATGGAGATCCAGCTTGTACCCATCATGCAGGTTTATATCACCGTGGATGTGACTCACAAGCAAAATTTACTTG GTCTGTGTGGAAACTTTAATGACATACAAAAAGATGATTTCATGACCATGAGTGGAGCTTGCGAAGGAACTGGTGTTGGTTTTGCAAACAGCTGGAAGACAAGAGCTAACTGTCCTGAAGTAAAGAACACTTTTGAGAACCCCTGCAGTCTCAGTGTGGAAAATG AAAAATATGCTCAGAAATGGTGCTCCCTGCTGTCAGACCCTAATGGCGTCTTTGCTCCATGTCACTCTGAAATCAACCCAGATATCTACCAAAAG AACTGCATGTATGACACCTGCAACTGTGAGAACAGTGAGAACTGCATGTGTGCGGCTCTGTCATCGTACGTACACATGTGTGCTGCAAAAGGAATCCTTCTCACTGGCTGGAGGAGCGAAGTGTGCA TGAAATACGCCACCAGCTGCCCCAGAACCATGGTTTATACCTATGGTATCCGCACAAGCATGCAGTCATGCCGCTGTCACAGTGACCCAGATTTCACCTGTGCTGTGACCTTTGACCCAGTGGATGGGTGCGTTTGTGCTGAAGGAACGTATCTCAATGATAACAGCGAATGTGTTCTGCTGGATAAATGTTCCTGCTACTACAAAGGGTCTGTGATTCCTCCTGCAGAAGTCATCAGCAAGGATGGTGCCATGTG CACCTGTAAGAACGGCAAACTCAGCTGCATTGGATCTTTCACCAGTGAGCCAT CTTGTTACTCACCAATGGTGTTCTTCAATTGCTCTGATAATGCTGCAGGATCTACAGGCTCAGAGTGTCAAAAAAGCTGTAGCACACTAGACTTGGCCTGT ATCAGCACAGAGTGTGTGTCAGGCTGTGTGTGTCCTGCGGGACTTGTGTCTGATGGGAAAGGAGGCTGCATTGAAGACGCTTTATGTCCTTGCGTTCATAACAGTAAAACTTACCAACCTGGAGAATCCATCAAAGTTGATTGCAATACCTg CACATGCAAGGACAGGAAATGGCAGTGCAGCACAGATTTGTGCCACGGGACCTGTACAGTGTATGGCGATGGACATTATATCACATTTGATGGAAAAAGATACACTTTTGATGGAGACTGTGAATACACTCTTGTCAGA GATCACTGTGGCCACAGTAATACCAGTGGCACTTTCAGAGTCATCACGGAAAACATTCCCTGTGGAACAACTGGCACCACCTGCTCCAAAGCCATTAAACTCTTTCTGGGG AGTAATGAGCTCTTACTAACAGATGGAAGATATGAAGTTATTCAACGAGGTACAGGAGATGAAATTCCCTACCAGTTCAGTATTATGGGCATTTACATGGTCATTGAAGCTAATAATGGGCTAATTCTGATGTGGGACCAGAAGACAAGTATATTCATTAAGCTTAGTCCTAATTTCAAG GGTGAGGTCTGTGGTCTGTGCGGAAATTATGACGGCAACACAAACAATGACTTTACCTTGAGAAATCAAGGTGTGGTAAACAATGCACTGGATTTTGGAAACAGTTGGAAAGAGTCTTCCAGCTGCCCTGATGCTAGTCAGATCAAAAATCCATGTACCCTTAATCCCTATCGGCAAGCCTGGGCTCAGAAACAGTGCAGCATCATCATGAATGAAGTCTTTGCGGCCTGTCACACTCAT GTTGACCCTACACCAtactattctgcatgcgtgagtgATGCATGTGCTTGTGATACTGGAGGAGATTGTGAGTGTTTCTGTACAGCTGTAGCTGCTTACGCTGAGGCCTGTAACgaggatggagtgtgtgttgcttGGAGGACACCAAAAATCTGCC CACTGTTCTGTGATTACTACAACCCTCCTGATGAGTGTGAGTGGCACTACAAACCTTGTGGAGCGCCGTGTATGAAGACTTGCAGGAATCCTGATGGAGAGTGTTCCAGTCAGATCCCACCACTGGAAG GTTGTTACCCAGAATGTCCTGATGATCAGCCATATTTTGATGAGGACACAATGAAATGCGTGGAGAAGGAAAGTTGTGGCTGCTATTACAAAGCAAAACATTACAGCAATGGAGATGAGGTCCCAAGCACAGAAAACTGTCAGAAATG ctattgCAGTTCATCAGAAATCAACTGTGAAACAGATGATGATG CTTGTACCTGCCTATATGATGGAAAAATATATCATTATGGTGACACAATCTATAATACTACTGATGGATATGGCTACTGCATCACAGCTAAGTGTGGAAAGGATGGAAAAATAGAAAGGACATCATATGGTTGCTCTACAACCCTACCACCAACAATAAGTGTCTTTGACTTCAGCTCAACAACAGGTTAG